A genomic window from Flavobacterium johnsoniae includes:
- a CDS encoding META domain-containing protein has product MKRILSILLLSVLMIGCKSTAGKESKDKTPSGTSQDDLNFYFKATGNEPFWGIKIGNDQIIFTSLIAGKESITFPAVEAIRAMDANVRMYKVSNETASATITIQQLDCQDSMSGAISPYSVKVEIKNNSELETKKLSGCGKFITDYRLHDIWVLEELNGYKVFATDFQKEFPRLEINSTENRFSGFGGCNSITGQIFYEKDLLRFTKVVSTLMACAPGNKEGDFLKALQSTTTYSIENNRLTLSNPSGKLAVLKKVD; this is encoded by the coding sequence ATGAAAAGAATCCTTTCAATATTGCTATTATCAGTTTTAATGATAGGCTGTAAAAGTACAGCGGGCAAAGAATCAAAAGATAAAACACCTTCAGGAACATCTCAAGACGATTTGAATTTTTATTTTAAAGCTACTGGAAATGAGCCGTTTTGGGGAATTAAAATAGGAAATGATCAAATTATTTTCACCTCATTAATTGCAGGAAAAGAAAGTATTACTTTTCCTGCCGTTGAGGCAATACGAGCTATGGATGCAAATGTTCGAATGTATAAAGTAAGTAACGAAACTGCTTCTGCAACTATAACAATTCAGCAATTAGACTGTCAAGATTCTATGTCTGGTGCAATTTCGCCTTATAGTGTCAAGGTTGAGATTAAAAACAATTCAGAATTAGAAACGAAAAAATTGAGCGGATGCGGAAAATTTATTACAGATTATCGTCTTCATGATATTTGGGTTTTGGAAGAATTGAACGGATATAAAGTTTTTGCAACCGATTTCCAGAAAGAATTTCCGAGACTTGAAATTAATTCAACCGAAAACAGATTTTCAGGTTTTGGAGGTTGTAATTCGATTACAGGACAAATTTTTTACGAAAAAGATCTTTTGCGTTTTACCAAAGTGGTTTCGACTTTAATGGCTTGCGCACCTGGAAATAAAGAAGGAGATTTTTTAAAAGCATTGCAAAGCACAACAACTTATTCTATTGAAAATAATAGGCTTACGTTGTCAAATCCTTCTGGGAAATTAGCGGTTTTGAAGAAAGTCGATTAA
- a CDS encoding DUF2130 domain-containing protein encodes MAEQSSIQCPNCGTPIDVNDVLKHQLEDSIRKEFQQKATIQNKELELKNEQFEKAKAEFEAKKKQENELFAERLERERKIAEKEISEKLKTKLEEENKDRLLLMEKELSEKSEKIRELNKMEGEIAKLQREKLEMKDAIQAEAEKQLNVQLTLEREKIRKQEDDKNELKFKELQKQLEEQKKLTEEMKRKQEQGSMQLQGEVMELAIEEWLANNFPLDSIDEVKKGANGADCLQIVNTREHQNCGSIYYESKRTKAFQPSWIEKFKNDIRTKRANIGVLVTEVMPSGMERMGMRDGIWICTYEEFKGLSAVLRQSLIQINQAVQAQENKGDKMSMLYDFLTSNEFRLQIEGIVEGFTQMQSDLDSEKRAMQRIWKQREKQIVQSSYFLECTARFVESLEMPFRV; translated from the coding sequence ATGGCTGAGCAATCTTCAATTCAGTGTCCAAACTGCGGAACTCCTATCGACGTAAATGATGTCTTAAAGCATCAATTGGAAGATAGTATCCGTAAAGAATTTCAACAAAAAGCTACTATTCAAAATAAAGAATTAGAGCTTAAAAATGAGCAGTTTGAAAAAGCTAAAGCCGAATTTGAAGCAAAGAAAAAGCAGGAAAACGAACTTTTTGCCGAGCGTTTGGAGCGTGAAAGAAAAATTGCGGAAAAAGAAATTTCGGAAAAGTTGAAAACAAAACTTGAAGAAGAAAACAAAGATCGTTTACTCTTAATGGAAAAAGAACTCTCTGAAAAATCGGAAAAAATCAGGGAATTAAATAAAATGGAAGGTGAAATCGCCAAATTACAGCGCGAAAAACTGGAAATGAAAGATGCCATTCAAGCCGAAGCTGAAAAGCAATTGAATGTTCAACTGACTTTAGAACGTGAAAAAATTAGAAAACAAGAAGACGATAAAAACGAGTTAAAATTTAAAGAGCTTCAAAAACAGCTTGAAGAACAAAAAAAGCTTACTGAAGAAATGAAACGCAAGCAAGAGCAAGGTTCTATGCAATTGCAAGGCGAAGTAATGGAATTAGCGATTGAAGAATGGCTGGCAAACAACTTTCCTCTTGACAGTATTGACGAAGTTAAAAAAGGTGCAAATGGCGCTGATTGTCTTCAAATTGTAAATACGCGCGAACATCAAAATTGTGGTTCGATTTATTACGAAAGCAAGAGAACAAAAGCGTTTCAGCCTTCATGGATTGAAAAATTTAAAAATGATATTAGAACCAAAAGAGCCAATATTGGAGTTCTGGTTACAGAAGTAATGCCGTCTGGAATGGAAAGAATGGGCATGCGAGACGGGATATGGATTTGCACTTATGAAGAATTTAAAGGTTTAAGCGCCGTTTTACGTCAATCTTTAATTCAGATCAATCAAGCAGTTCAGGCACAAGAAAACAAAGGCGATAAAATGTCGATGTTATATGATTTCTTGACTAGCAACGAATTCCGTTTACAAATCGAAGGAATTGTAGAAGGTTTCACCCAAATGCAAAGCGACTTAGATTCTGAAAAAAGAGCCATGCAGAGAATCTGGAAACAACGTGAGAAGCAAATCGTTCAAAGTTCATACTTTTTAGAATGTACGGCTCGATTCGTGGAATCGCTGGAAATGCCGTTCAGAGTGTAA
- a CDS encoding LysR family transcriptional regulator codes for MELRHLKYFLAVAEELNFTKASEKLFISQPPLSRQIAELEDELQAKLFIRNNKKVELTEAGKYFEKEVKSLFQNLERISLKTKKIAENVSGELCAFYGFTPKIIHEANNINSIVQLVKNGLGISIVPSNIAKNNQDSEIGFIELKKVNLYTNVSLITSKEDHSEITRSAVEFLLPQRR; via the coding sequence ATGGAATTACGTCATTTAAAATATTTTTTGGCTGTAGCCGAAGAACTGAACTTTACCAAAGCTTCAGAAAAACTTTTTATTTCCCAACCTCCATTAAGCCGCCAGATTGCTGAACTGGAAGACGAACTTCAAGCAAAACTTTTCATCAGAAATAATAAAAAAGTAGAACTTACCGAAGCTGGAAAATATTTCGAAAAAGAAGTTAAATCTCTATTTCAGAATTTGGAACGCATTTCATTAAAAACAAAAAAAATAGCAGAGAATGTGTCAGGCGAACTTTGCGCTTTTTATGGCTTTACGCCGAAAATTATTCACGAAGCCAATAACATTAATTCAATTGTACAGTTAGTCAAAAACGGTTTAGGAATTTCTATTGTTCCGTCGAACATTGCCAAAAACAATCAAGATTCTGAAATTGGTTTTATCGAATTGAAAAAGGTTAATCTATATACAAATGTCTCGTTAATTACATCAAAAGAGGATCATTCTGAAATTACTCGATCTGCTGTTGAGTTTTTATTGCCACAAAGACGCTAA
- a CDS encoding AraC family transcriptional regulator, protein MKKENLYEPFTVSFETLNEYPDVGDRHNFFELVYILEGTGRQCINKNIFEYDPGHLFLLTPEDCHNFTIETETKFFFLRFNDIYLKNSSLQNENIQRLEYILQNANHQPGCILKNDPDKCLVKVMIEAICREHQDKDVYNQELIQQLVNTLIIIVARNIAKYLPEQVNISTEAKAMDILQYIQNNIYYPEKIKAESISDYFGISNTYLGRYFKKHASETMQQYISNYKTKLIEHRLQFSEKRINEIAYEFGFTDESHFNKFFRKQKGYSPSEFRKSIRLSA, encoded by the coding sequence ATGAAAAAAGAAAACTTATATGAGCCTTTTACGGTTTCTTTTGAAACGCTGAATGAATATCCAGATGTGGGAGATCGTCATAATTTTTTCGAATTGGTTTACATTCTGGAAGGAACAGGAAGACAGTGTATTAATAAGAATATTTTTGAATATGATCCTGGTCATTTGTTCTTATTAACGCCTGAGGATTGTCATAATTTTACCATTGAAACCGAAACGAAATTTTTCTTTTTAAGGTTTAATGATATTTATTTGAAAAATTCGAGCCTTCAGAATGAAAATATTCAGCGATTAGAATATATTCTTCAAAATGCCAATCATCAGCCGGGATGTATTCTTAAAAATGATCCTGATAAATGTTTGGTAAAAGTAATGATTGAAGCGATTTGCCGTGAACATCAGGATAAGGATGTTTACAATCAAGAATTGATTCAGCAATTGGTAAACACACTTATTATTATTGTAGCGAGAAATATTGCAAAATACCTTCCAGAACAAGTAAATATTTCTACAGAAGCAAAAGCGATGGATATTCTGCAATATATTCAGAACAATATTTATTATCCAGAGAAAATCAAAGCAGAATCAATTAGCGATTATTTTGGAATTTCGAATACCTATTTAGGGCGTTATTTTAAGAAACATGCCAGCGAAACGATGCAACAATATATCAGCAATTACAAAACAAAACTGATTGAACATCGTTTGCAATTTAGCGAAAAGCGTATTAATGAAATTGCTTATGAATTTGGTTTTACGGATGAAAGCCACTTTAATAAGTTTTTTAGAAAGCAAAAGGGCTATAGTCCATCTGAGTTTAGAAAGTCAATTCGATTGAGTGCTTAA
- a CDS encoding aldo/keto reductase codes for MEYRKLGNSELELSAITYGAFAIGGTMWGGTEKKDSIASVQASIDHGVTTIDTAPFYGFGLSEEMIGEAIKPYDRSKIQLLTKFGLVWDGSNNEKGDFFFDADDNGKKVPIYKYSSKENVIKEIEESLKRLQTDYIDLLQIHWPDSTTPISETMEAVETLIQQGKIRAFGVSNYNVAQIQEAQKTIQVSSNQVAYSMLNRSIEADLIPFTVSENIGIIAYSPMERGLLTGKYFTDSKLKENDHRNGYFGKFDLQQVKTLIEELSSLAHSKNISISQLVLRWTTLQKGIAIVLAGARNAEQAISNAKTMDFDLSASELEFINQAIAKIK; via the coding sequence ATGGAATATAGAAAATTAGGCAACTCAGAACTTGAATTATCAGCTATTACATACGGCGCTTTTGCCATTGGAGGAACAATGTGGGGCGGAACAGAAAAGAAAGATTCAATAGCATCTGTTCAGGCTTCAATTGACCACGGCGTTACTACAATCGATACTGCTCCTTTTTATGGATTTGGCTTAAGCGAAGAAATGATTGGCGAAGCTATAAAACCTTACGATCGTTCTAAAATTCAATTACTTACAAAATTCGGTTTGGTTTGGGACGGAAGCAACAACGAAAAAGGTGATTTCTTCTTTGATGCAGACGATAACGGTAAAAAAGTTCCGATTTACAAATATTCATCAAAAGAAAATGTAATCAAAGAAATCGAAGAAAGCTTAAAACGTCTTCAAACAGATTATATTGATTTGTTGCAAATTCACTGGCCTGACTCAACAACGCCAATTTCTGAAACAATGGAAGCCGTTGAAACCTTAATTCAACAAGGAAAAATCAGAGCTTTCGGAGTAAGCAATTATAATGTTGCACAAATCCAAGAAGCACAAAAAACGATTCAAGTGTCTTCAAACCAAGTAGCTTACAGCATGCTAAACCGCTCAATCGAAGCAGATTTAATTCCGTTTACAGTTTCAGAAAACATCGGAATCATTGCTTACAGTCCAATGGAAAGAGGTTTGTTGACTGGGAAATATTTCACAGACAGCAAATTAAAAGAAAACGATCACAGAAACGGTTATTTCGGAAAATTCGATTTGCAGCAAGTAAAAACTTTAATTGAAGAATTGAGTTCATTAGCACATTCAAAAAACATTTCAATTTCGCAATTGGTTTTACGCTGGACAACTTTACAAAAAGGAATCGCAATTGTATTAGCTGGAGCAAGAAACGCAGAACAAGCTATTTCAAACGCCAAAACTATGGATTTCGATTTATCAGCTTCAGAATTGGAATTTATCAATCAGGCAATTGCTAAAATAAAATAA
- a CDS encoding NAD(P)H-dependent oxidoreductase — protein MKKIFIINGGQKFAHSGGKFNKTVQDWTIEFLSKNNNYEIKTTHIENEIDLQEEVEKFVWADLIIYHTPVWWFQLPNLFKKYIDDVFTQGHNNGIYKSDGRSRVNPDINYGTGGLLHGRKYMLTTSWNAPATAFTLPGEFFDETSVDDGVMFGFHKMNKFTGMEKINGFHFHDVEKGATPENIITFKEQYTKHLEQTFKNL, from the coding sequence ATGAAAAAGATATTTATAATAAATGGCGGACAGAAATTCGCACATTCAGGAGGAAAATTCAACAAAACCGTTCAAGATTGGACAATTGAATTTCTTTCTAAAAATAATAATTACGAAATAAAAACAACTCACATTGAAAACGAAATTGATCTTCAGGAAGAAGTTGAAAAATTCGTTTGGGCAGATTTAATTATCTATCATACACCAGTTTGGTGGTTTCAATTGCCGAACCTTTTCAAAAAATACATCGATGATGTTTTCACGCAAGGACACAACAACGGAATTTATAAAAGTGATGGAAGAAGCCGCGTAAATCCAGACATTAATTACGGAACTGGCGGACTTTTGCACGGACGCAAATACATGTTGACTACAAGCTGGAATGCACCTGCAACTGCTTTTACGCTTCCTGGCGAATTTTTCGATGAAACCTCTGTTGATGACGGCGTAATGTTTGGTTTCCACAAAATGAACAAATTCACAGGAATGGAAAAAATAAACGGATTTCATTTTCATGATGTAGAAAAAGGCGCAACACCAGAAAATATTATTACCTTTAAAGAACAATATACCAAACACTTAGAGCAAACTTTTAAAAATCTATAA
- a CDS encoding C40 family peptidase — protein MFGICNLAIAPVRSEPSDRSEIVTQLLFGEHIEILERQNQWAKIRIQYDDYVGWMDSKQYQVISKEQFDQLSKEAIILNADLIDYITAPNNLLLPIPLGASLSFLNNSEINTSNFDFEGTKTSGIKPKSAIINTAFMYLNAPYLWGGKTPFGIDCSGFTQMVYKLNGYKIHRDASQQALEGDPLSFIEECEAGDLAFFDNDEGNITHVGIIMDNNYIIHASGKVRIDRLDHTGIYNPELNKHTHKLRVIKKII, from the coding sequence ATGTTCGGAATTTGCAATCTTGCCATAGCACCCGTTCGATCTGAACCAAGCGACAGAAGTGAAATCGTCACTCAACTCTTGTTTGGTGAACACATCGAAATCTTAGAACGCCAAAATCAATGGGCTAAAATAAGAATTCAATATGACGACTATGTTGGCTGGATGGATTCAAAACAATATCAGGTAATTTCAAAAGAACAATTTGATCAACTGAGTAAAGAAGCAATTATCTTAAACGCAGATTTAATTGATTATATCACTGCTCCAAATAACTTATTACTTCCTATTCCGCTTGGAGCATCTTTATCTTTTTTGAATAATAGCGAAATCAATACTTCGAATTTTGATTTTGAAGGAACCAAAACGAGTGGCATCAAACCAAAAAGCGCTATTATAAACACAGCATTTATGTATTTGAACGCGCCTTATCTTTGGGGCGGAAAAACTCCTTTTGGAATTGACTGTTCCGGATTTACTCAAATGGTTTATAAATTAAACGGCTATAAAATTCATCGCGATGCTTCTCAACAAGCGCTTGAAGGCGATCCGTTAAGTTTTATCGAAGAATGCGAAGCTGGTGATTTAGCTTTTTTTGATAATGACGAAGGAAATATTACTCACGTAGGAATTATAATGGACAATAATTATATCATTCACGCAAGTGGAAAAGTTCGTATTGACCGTTTAGACCACACTGGAATTTATAATCCAGAATTAAACAAGCACACTCACAAACTTCGCGTAATTAAGAAGATTATTTAA
- a CDS encoding putative quinol monooxygenase, producing MISITAILKSKPEHLIEVQNLLTHLVTETRKETACIRYDLHTSENVFILWEEWKDQPGLDLHNSQSYLQDFIKKTETLVSSPIQVYKTAQTL from the coding sequence ATGATCTCAATTACAGCAATTTTAAAAAGTAAACCAGAGCATCTAATTGAAGTTCAGAACCTTCTGACGCATTTAGTAACCGAAACTAGAAAAGAAACTGCCTGTATTCGTTACGATTTACATACTTCAGAAAATGTTTTTATTCTATGGGAAGAATGGAAAGATCAGCCAGGTTTAGATTTACACAACAGCCAATCTTATCTTCAAGATTTCATTAAAAAAACAGAAACGCTGGTTTCTAGTCCAATTCAGGTTTACAAAACTGCACAGACTTTATAA
- a CDS encoding acetyl-CoA C-acyltransferase, with protein MNKRVVIVSAVRTPIGSFMGGLSTVPAPKLGAAAIKGALSKINLDPKLVDEVFMGNVIQAGVGQAPARQAALFAGLSEEVAATTVNKVCASGMKAVMFAAQAIACGDAEIVVAGGMESMSLIPHYVQMRAGNKFGPATMLDGMQKDGLTDAYDNNAMGVCADLCATEYNISREEQDAFAIQSYERSAKAWDAGKFNNEVVPVEVPQRRGEPIIFSKDEEYTNVKLDKIPSLGAVFTKDGTVTAANASTINDGAAALVLMSEEKANALGLKPLAYIKGYADAAQEPKWFTTSPAKALPKALDKAGISISDVDFFEFNEAFSVVGLANAKILNLDNNKVNVNGGAVSLGHPLGASGARIIVTLLNVLEQNNAKTGAAAICNGGGGASAIVIERA; from the coding sequence ATGAACAAAAGAGTTGTTATCGTTTCTGCCGTTAGAACACCTATCGGAAGTTTCATGGGAGGGTTATCTACCGTACCTGCACCAAAATTAGGCGCTGCCGCTATTAAAGGAGCCCTTTCTAAAATTAACCTAGACCCAAAATTAGTTGATGAAGTTTTCATGGGAAATGTAATTCAGGCAGGCGTTGGACAAGCTCCGGCTCGTCAAGCAGCGCTTTTTGCTGGTTTGTCTGAAGAAGTTGCCGCTACAACTGTTAACAAAGTTTGCGCTTCTGGAATGAAAGCTGTTATGTTTGCTGCTCAGGCAATCGCATGCGGAGACGCTGAAATTGTAGTAGCGGGCGGAATGGAAAGCATGAGCTTGATTCCTCATTATGTACAAATGCGTGCTGGAAATAAATTTGGCCCTGCAACTATGCTTGACGGAATGCAAAAAGACGGTTTGACAGATGCTTACGATAACAACGCAATGGGAGTTTGCGCTGATTTATGTGCAACTGAATACAACATCAGCCGTGAAGAACAAGATGCTTTCGCTATTCAATCTTACGAAAGAAGTGCAAAAGCTTGGGATGCCGGAAAATTTAACAACGAAGTTGTTCCCGTTGAAGTTCCGCAAAGACGCGGAGAACCGATTATCTTTTCAAAAGACGAAGAATATACTAATGTTAAATTAGATAAAATTCCATCTTTAGGCGCTGTTTTTACAAAAGACGGAACAGTTACTGCTGCAAATGCTTCTACAATCAATGATGGAGCGGCTGCTTTAGTTTTAATGTCTGAAGAAAAAGCAAATGCTTTAGGTTTAAAACCTTTGGCTTACATAAAAGGTTACGCAGATGCTGCACAAGAACCAAAATGGTTTACAACAAGTCCTGCGAAAGCTTTACCAAAAGCTTTAGACAAAGCTGGAATCTCAATTTCAGATGTCGATTTCTTCGAATTCAACGAAGCGTTTTCTGTAGTAGGATTAGCCAATGCAAAAATCTTAAATTTAGATAATAACAAAGTAAACGTAAACGGCGGTGCAGTTTCTTTAGGGCACCCTCTTGGAGCATCAGGAGCACGTATTATTGTAACTTTACTAAATGTTTTAGAACAAAACAATGCAAAAACTGGAGCTGCTGCAATTTGCAACGGTGGCGGTGGAGCATCAGCAATTGTTATCGAAAGAGCTTAA
- a CDS encoding class I SAM-dependent methyltransferase gives MKKSTIEEIKERFDNDVERFSNLETGQVATIDATISLELITEASKRIVPNATTILDVGCGAGNYALKMLSKLSNLDCTLVDLSLPMLNRAFERVSAETNGKVEIKQGDIREVDLKENSFDIILAGAVLHHLREDQDWETTFIKLFKLLKPGGCLMISDLITQDTELLNEYTWQRYGDYLKGIGGEEYRKKVLDYIEKEDSPRSMNYQLDLMKKVGFSKVEILHKNMCFGAFGGIK, from the coding sequence ATGAAAAAATCAACTATTGAAGAAATCAAAGAACGATTTGACAATGATGTCGAACGATTTTCTAATTTAGAAACAGGACAAGTGGCAACAATTGATGCTACAATTTCTTTAGAATTAATAACTGAAGCTTCAAAACGCATTGTTCCTAATGCTACAACTATTTTAGATGTTGGTTGTGGCGCAGGAAATTATGCTTTAAAAATGTTATCTAAATTATCAAATCTAGATTGCACTTTGGTCGATTTGAGTTTGCCAATGTTGAATCGTGCTTTTGAAAGGGTTTCAGCTGAAACAAACGGAAAAGTAGAAATAAAACAGGGCGATATTCGTGAAGTGGATTTAAAAGAAAATAGTTTTGATATTATTTTGGCTGGCGCAGTTTTGCATCATTTACGAGAGGATCAGGATTGGGAAACGACTTTTATAAAATTATTTAAATTATTGAAACCAGGCGGTTGCTTGATGATTTCTGATTTGATTACGCAAGACACAGAATTATTGAATGAATATACTTGGCAGCGTTACGGTGATTATTTAAAAGGAATTGGAGGAGAGGAATATCGTAAGAAAGTTTTGGATTATATTGAAAAAGAAGATTCTCCGAGATCTATGAATTATCAATTGGATTTGATGAAAAAAGTAGGTTTTTCAAAAGTTGAAATTTTACATAAAAATATGTGTTTCGGAGCTTTTGGCGGAATTAAATAA